In a single window of the Globicephala melas chromosome 10, mGloMel1.2, whole genome shotgun sequence genome:
- the NXPH4 gene encoding neurexophilin-4 → MRLLPEWLLLLFGPWLLRKAVSAQIPESGRPQYLELGPATAGEGAPGHRLPAPPRSSDGLGTARAWSWAWPANHTRTLARAGVAGAPVQRTKRKPSIKAARAKKIFGWGDFYFRVHTLKFSLLVTGKIVDHVNGTFSVYFRHNSSSLGNLSVSIVPPSKRVEFGGVWLPGPAPHPLQSTLALEGVLPGLGPPLGLAAAGSELGGTLGGALAGPLGGALGVPGTKESRAFNCHVEYEKTNRARKHRPCLYDPSQVCFTEHTQSQAAWLCAKPFKVICIFVSFLSFDYKLVQKVCPDYNFQSEHPYFG, encoded by the coding sequence GCCGTCAGTGCCCAGATACCAGAGTCCGGGAGGCCGCAGTACCTGGAGCTGGGCCCGGCCACGGCCGGAGAGGGAGCCCCTGGCCATCGGCTCCCGGCACCGCCGAGGTCCTCCGACGGCCTGGGCACCGCCCGTGCCTGGAGCTGGGCCTGGCCCGCTAACCACACCCGGACACTGGCCCGGGCTGGGGTGGCGGGGGCCCCCGTGCAGCGCACCAAGAGAAAGCCGTCTATCAAAGCGGCCCGCGCCAAAAAAATTTTCGGCTGGGGAGACTTCTACTTCCGGGTGCACACTCTCAAGTTCTCGCTGCTGGTGACGGGTAAGATAGTTGACCACGTGAACGGTACCTTCAGCGTGTACTTCCGCCACAACTCGTCCAGCCTGGGCAACCTCAGCGTCAGCATCGTGCCGCCCTCCAAACGTGTCGAGTTTGGGGGCGTCTGGCTGCCGGGGCCCGCTCCCCACCCTCTGCAGTCTACGCTGGCCCTGGAGGGGGTGCTCCCTGGGCTGGGGCCCCCGCTGGGGCTAGCGGCCGCGGGGTCGGAGCTAGGGGGCACCCTCGGGGGCGCGCTGGCGGGTCCGCTTGGGGGCGCGCTGGGAGTGCCCGGGACCAAAGAGTCACGCGCTTTCAACTGCCACGTGGAGTATGAGAAGACGAACCGCGCTCGCAAGCACCGCCCGTGCCTGTACGACCCATCGCAGGTGTGCTTCACCGAGCATACGCAGAGCCAGGCCGCCTGGCTCTGTGCCAAGCCCTTCAAAGTCATCTGCATTTTCGTCTCCTTCCTCAGCTTTGACTACAAACTGGTGCAGAAGGTGTGCCCAGACTATAACTTCCAGAGCGAGCACCCCTACTTTGGATAG